CGCTTGGCGAGCGCCTCCACTTCACGCGAGGCCTTCTTCAAATTGTACTCGTCCGAGGAGAACACCAAGACCCCGGCAGCACTGCCCAGAATCAGAACGGCAACCCCCAAGGCGATGACAATCTCAAGCAGGGAAAACCCAGCCTGAGCACTCTTACGGATTGAGATCTTTTTGGCTGCTGATGTCATCCTCGGTGCCCTCCTTGCCGTCCTTGCCTAGACTGATGATCTCGGGCATCGATGAATCGATCTTGCCGGGATAGCGGTAGATGTAATCGCGATCCCAGGGATCCTTGACGATCTTGGTCACACCGTGTGAGAGAAGCGCATTGAGGCCTTCGCTGGTGGTCGGATAGCGGTTCTTGTTGGTTTTGTACAGGCTGAGTGCATTGAGGTAGGTCTGCATGTCGCCCTTGGCCCGGGTGGGTTTGGCGCCCTCACCAATACCGCGCATGGCGAAGATCGCGCCACCCATGATCATCGCGATGATGCCAAGCACGATGACCATCTCAAGCAGGGTGAAGCCGGCCCGTGCACGGCGACTTTGGAGACGATGGGAATGATGTTTCATGGGAATAATGTGGAGAGGAGTTCGGGCCCGCCGGAA
The genomic region above belongs to Candidatus Obscuribacterales bacterium and contains:
- a CDS encoding type II secretion system protein GspG; translated protein: MKHHSHRLQSRRARAGFTLLEMVIVLGIIAMIMGGAIFAMRGIGEGAKPTRAKGDMQTYLNALSLYKTNKNRYPTTSEGLNALLSHGVTKIVKDPWDRDYIYRYPGKIDSSMPEIISLGKDGKEGTEDDISSQKDLNP